The Synechococcus sp. CC9605 sequence GATCCCAAGGAATGAACACCGCGTAAAATACTAATAAGACGCGGTGGCAGACCAGCACTGCGTTCTTGGCTAATTAAAACTAAAAAAATGAAGTCCAATCGACACGGGCAGTCGCGTGTGTTGAGCACCGACGAGCTCGATTTATTGATTTCAAAGCTGCCTGAGCAGCATCACAAGATCGTTGCCGAGATTTGTCGCCGTACTGGCTGCCGTATTGGTGAGGCAACGCAGCTCACCTGGGGGATGGTTTCGGAATCTGCCGTTACGTTCCAGAAAGGAATCACCAAAGGAAAGCTGGCGAGTCGGTCGGTGCCAGTTACGCCAGCGTTGTGGGAAGCCCTGCGCTCCTGGAGAGGTGCTTGGGTGGTGCGGCAGGGTCGTGAACCTGCGGCTGGTGACCATCTCGTGCCAGGCAGATTTGCAGGTTCTTGCCTGAGTACGCGCAGCTTTATGGATGCCCTTGAAAGGGCCGCGGCTGAATCGGGCCTAGAAGGCGTTTCTAGCCACTCTTTTCGGCGTTCGGCTTTAACTTCGGCGCACAATGCTGGCGTGCCGTTGAGGGTGCTTATGGCCCTGTCTGGGCACAAATCGATGTCAGCCCTGCAGCGTTATCTCGAAGTGACGCCTGCTCAACGTGAAGCTGCCGCTGCTGCCTTTGCTTGAGTAGTTAGCGTGTGCCACGCTAATCGATATCGGAAAACCGATAACGGATTTTTGGTCGAATTTCTGACAATTTGTCCGAACCCTCCGAAAATCGGATGTTTGGGATTCGTCGAAGTTCTGACAATTTGTCAGAACCTCAACTAAGAGGGCAAAGTTTGCCGATGGGTTGGCCGTTGTCATTGGCTGGCCTATCGCCATCGACTCGAACAACGATCCACGGTTGGAATGTCTCCACACCATCCGGTGGCTCTGGCACTTCCTCACCGCGAAAGACTCCGGTGGCCACCCACAAGGGTGGTCGTGTTTTCTCCAGATGCACTTGTTGTGCTTTGCGCAGCAATCGCGCCAGTTCGCGTGAATTGTCCATGGTTATTTGAGCCCTGCTGCTCTTGTTCTACCGGCATTTAACTATTGGAATCCCAATAATTGAAGCAAGCGCTTACGGCGGGATTTTTCCCTGTGGAGATACGCGGCTTTTGGAACGGCTTTTTGCGTCAAAGGTGTCCCGGACATCACGCGAGTCAATTCCATTGTCGCCGAAATCCCCTGCAATAACTACGCCCGGACGTTCCGGACAGCCCGGACATCATCATTTCGGTGTTCGTTCAACCCTGGGTGGCGGTGGTGCTTAAACCGCTGCTTATCCCTTTCACTTTTTCTTTCTCATAGAAAGGAGAGTCAATAGTGTCCGGTATGTCCAGAGGCAGCCACCGCAGGGCTTTTCAGCGAAATGGTCGTAAATGTCCGGGCTATTCCGGACATGTCCGGTCGCTAATTGAAGACATGATCCCGAAGCTGGCTTGTAGTTAGAGAGCGTCTACTCGCAGCCTCATCAAGCTGCGGGTCCTCTGTACTCGAGCGATGTACTGCGTTGAACGTGACAATGGCCCCGACCAGTGGGCCAGAGAAACTTGCTTTCAAACTGAATTCAAGGCGTTCGTTCATGCCCGCACAAAATCGCTGGCAACAGGGAACACCTATCGAGTTCTGTTCAGTAGCCCCTCCATTACAGGAGAGGTGCTGAGAGTTTCGAAAGGGAAGGCACTCTTAGATACCGATGACCAACTAGTTGGGTAGCCGTTGGTGCTCAAACACCTGTTCAGGCGTAGGTGCTTCAGCCTTATGACTGACCAAAGCAGCCCAGTTGCCTTCGCGGTAATTGCGTTTCTCCCACCGAGCGCAATCAACCTCTGGGCGTATCCGGAAACCAAACAACTGAGGGTTCACCTTCTTGGTTGAGTTGGTGCCAGGTACGGAACGACGTTGGGTGTGCAGGTTGGGTAACGCCTGTTTGATCCGAGTCAGCAGCGTCCTCCTGTTGAGCACCTTGGTGTATCCAAAGTCCTCGCAGAATTGCTTGAACGTTTCGTACAGCACCCCCAACTTCGGCATGTAATCGCCCCCGCAGGGCTCACAGCAGTTGTCGAGGAATTGGCGAACCACATCCATGTCGGCCTCAACGTTGTGTTGAGCGTCGATAAAGGTCTGGTTACCGCTGACAAGCACACGCTTCACATCAGCGTGTTTGGCCTGAAGCGCCCAACTAACGATTGAGCCAAGTTCACCAGCAAGCTTCTGATCCAAGTCAGCATCCGGCTTTTCAGCAGGTCGCTGAGTTTCGAGGATCAAAGCCCTGCGTGCCATGCCGCTACCAGCGTTCTCAAACTGAGGCGCTTGGCTGCTGCAAATGACGACGCGACCAGTGAAGACGACGCCTTCGGTGTCATCGGTAAATAGGTTGCGTTGAGCCATCAAGCCGCCATCAACCATCGAATAGATGGTGGTCACCCCGGTTTGCAAACCCTGCACATCCGGGAACGCGACCAGTTGCTTACCCGAGACGTACTGCCGGATCTTTTCCGGTGAGTTGATCTCTTTGATGCTGCTGGTGATGGAGCTGACGCAGCTAGGCGGGAACAACTTCTCAATCAGTCGTTCCAAGACGCCTTTACCGCTGCCAGATGGACCGATGACCATCACGATCTTTCGGTTAGGCAGCGTCGGATCAACCATGTAGCGCAGCAACTGCTGCACCGGTTCGACGTAGTGATCGCCAAAGCTGCTGACGATGAAGTCATGCAGGTGCGGCGGACACTCAACACAGTCCGGAATGAAGTCACCTTGGATCGAATAAGTGAGCCGGTACTCAGGCTTATGAGGAACCAGCTCACCCTTATCGATCAAGTAGGTGCCATTAGCGAAGGCAATGGCGGGGGTTTGATCCATCTCTGCATCAGCAGTCATGGTTTCGAGCCACTCAATCGAGGACTTCACCCGTGATGCGGTTGAGAACCGAAACACCTTTTCCTCGTCCTTGTTGTACGAGAAGCACTTGAGCAGCAGGTCTGCGACCTCACGCTTCATCGCATCACGCGAAACGTGCAACCAACAGCCCTGGTCCGGGTTGTAACGGACAAAGCGCCCCCGACTGTGGGCCAACGGTTGATTGGTCAGATCGCCTTTCAATCCAATGGCGTTCTCAATGACCACCTCGCAGGTCTTGATGCGGCAGACCGTCCAAAACGAGTCATCGATGTTTGCGGTCCAATCGGCTGGATTGGATGCGGGGACTAAACGCTTGTGCCAGCCATACGAATGACGCCACAAACCTTCGTGTTCAAAGTGCGCCCGCAACTTCCGTTTGAGATAGGTGTCGCAGTAATCGGACGTGCCGCAAGGTTCAGGCCGGTAATGCTCTTCAAGAGCTGCTTCGACATCACCACCTTTCATGCCGCTAGCGCGGATGAAATCCGACATCAACGTCATTTCGATGCTGTCGGCATCCACAACGGTGCAACCGAGTGACTCAAGGTGCAGGCGACCAGCACGCAGGTGCTTGCTTAGTTGCCAGCACTTACGCCAACGGTCATCAGAGTCAGGATCCAAGCCTTTCAACAGACCTAGCGTCTTTGGAGCAAGTGCCTGAATCAGATGACCCGGGGGCAGGGTTGAAAAGTCGGGAAACTGCTCATGGTCATCAGGTTCAGGACCATCTGCTGGCCTGAAGTCACCACCGCTGTCAGTGACGTCATCAACTGGTTCATCCAGTTCAGGCAAGAACGACAGCACCTCATCTAGCTCATAGGTGTGAGGTGACAGGTGGATGATTTCAGCCCTGCGGCCGGTTTTGGGATGCACTGAGCCAGCAAGACGCTGTACCTGAACAGCGCTGTGCAAGTTGTGATCGGTTTGGACACCAGGGTTGGCATCTTCAATCGCTTTGCTCAGTCGCTCTCGACAGAACTCAGCAGCAGTAAGAGAAACCGGTGTTCTGAAGACCCAACTCCAGTGGATGGACTTGTTTCCTGTGAAGACACCAATGGTTGGAGTCGGCAGATTCGCTTTCTTCCAAGCAACCTTTTGACCCTCAAGATCGAGACCCTCATCGATCTCATACGACATGCACACCACACCGGTGATCGTGTCGCGGCGCTTACTCGTGCCACCAATGGCAGAGAGGAACCCGAGGTTTGGAGTCTTCGGATTTTGAAGGTGGTGGCGTACTAAGTCGAAGCGACGATCACCGTTGAACTTGGCAACTACCTGGTCCCAGTCGTAAGGCAGATCATTTTTCAGATCACGTGCCGGAACGTACCGGGAGGTGTCGCCATAGCAAGCAAGGATGCAGGGGTCGTCTTCACCAAAGCCAACAGCCTCCAAGTGCCGTTGCGCTTCTTTCTCATCGATGTCTGTGAGTTCGAGAGGCTCTTCTTCTAATACAATAGAAGCCTGAACATCGACAACTTCAGAAGTCTGCTTGCAGGGAGTACCCATCTAGAATCAAGGGGTGAACGACAACATCTGTTTCCGGAGGTCACCGAGGGGCACGGTGGCCTTTTTTATGCCAACTATTTGTGCTCAGAAAAGAACGGAAAGCCCTGTTGCTCCATGGCTTCTTTCACCTCCTCCATGTGCCAAGCAGTCTTCGATGTTCTGTAAGGACCTTTCTTGAAGTGTTTGCCTTCAAGGAGAAATCCTGATTCTGCGTTTGCATAACGCCGTAGCGACCATTCACTGATTCCCAGCACCCTGGCTGCTTGTCGAGTTGACAACCAGGTTTCACCCTTTGGGACTGTTAGGAACATGCTGCTTTAAAGATCTAGTCAGTTCAACGTAGCCCCTGAATTTGCGCGCACAGGGCTATTTACCACCATCCATAGTGTCCCGTGAAAATGTTACTTTCTTGGCTAGTACATCAGACCATCGATTTCGTTCTGCTTGCTGTCTATTCGCTGCTTGTTTGAGTTTCTAGATTGCTACTTTAGAAGTATTGGATGTTTCAAACGCTTCTTTCACGAGTTTCAGGCTGTGTTGCCGCTGGTACGTCTGAAGGTGAACTTGCAGGCTGTGCCCCATCGCTACTGCAGCCGCTTTTGGTGGGATTGGCGGCGTGGCCATCGCGCATCGATCGGCAAAGCAATGGCGAAGGCTGTAGAGGCTCACCCGCTGCCCCAATGCCTTTGCGTCTGACTTGTATTCCATCCAGACGTCGTTTCGCCGCAGGAAAGTGTCAATGGCTCCCGACGCGGCCTTATCGGTGCTTCCCAATGGAGGCAGTTCAGTGATGCCGCTGCTCAGTGTCATCAGCAGCTGTTGCCCAAGCCCTGCTCGCCCTGCGGGGTCAAGGATTGGTACGTCTCTTGCTTCTGTTGACCCTTTGGCAGTCCGTTTCCCGTAGTTGACGTGCAGGTGGTCGCGGTGAGCGGTGGCGTACTTCAGTTCCACCCCCCGCAGGCCGAAGACACCGATCAACCCCACTGCCAGCTTCCAGCGTGCGTTGGCAATCGAGTCGAACAAACGCAAAAACTGTTCGTCAGACAGGGCTAACGCTTGCCCCGATTGGCTGGCCTTGCTGCTGTTGGGTGCTGGCTCACCTATTAAGTCCCGGATGGTGTCTTCGTCTGGGGGAAGCCAGCGACCTGAAGCACCGCACTTCGACACCGCAAACCTGAGCATCTGCACGGCGTACTGGATACGCAGCTTCCGGCTGCGACTTCCCGGCGCATCGCCTTGCCCGTTTCGCCCTGCGCGCATGGCGGCCAAAGCAAGTTCGGCGTTGTTTGGTACGTCTGCTCCAGTTAGTACGTCAATCAGCCAAAGCAGCCGAGGTGCGTACTCCTTTTCCCAGGTGGTCTCCTTGACCTTCGCCGGCACTTTGAAGTCGTAGAAGCGGCTGTAAATCTCCCGCCAGTTCGTTTGCACCTTCGGCCCTGCGGTGAGGTCGAAAGTCAGCCGCACTGCGTCCTTAAGCGAAAGCCCCTTGGCGATTGCGGCATTGATGCCGTGCAGGGCATTGAGGACTTCTCGCTCGCAGCCACGCCGCCACTCAATGGGCAAGGTCGCGGCTTGGCGTTTTCCGGTGTCTTTCCAATACCGCTCGACCTGCACCTTCCCGCGCATAGGTCGTACCGAATAGCCCCATTTGTGCTGCGTCTTGATCGCACGCTTAAGTGCCGCCTCCCAAGGCTGTGCGTCAGCGCGCTCCTTTGGCATGTGCGTCTCTCCCGTGCACGGAAACTACCGAGCTGCACGGAAGATTGCACGGAAACAGCACGGAAGATGCTCAAACATCCTCAAAATGCACGGAAGCTGGCAGGGCTCGTCTCGGTGTGAGAAGCCCTGCTGCTGCTTGGCTTTTAGTAACGCCCCCTGATGGATTCGAACCATCGACCGACTGCTTAGAAGGCAGTTGCTCTATCCAGCTGAGCTAAGGGAGCAAGCGTCCACATCTTGGCAGGCTGCTTCAAGGCAGGCTGGTTTTAGAAGCCTTGCGCCGCCTAAGGTGATGAGCTCTTGATCGGCATCCATGGCCCCGCGTCGTCTCAGCGACAGCGAGAAGCAGGATCTGGTCGGTCGTTACAAGGCCGGCGAGTCAACAGCTGCTTTGGCTGAGGCCTTTAGCTGCAGTCCCAATACTGTGAGTCGCACGGTGAAAGCGCTGTTGCCCGCTGACGCTTATGCCGCACTGAAGGCCAGCCGGCAAAAAGGGTTGGTCTCCCCTCCTCCCTCAACCGTCACGGAGGCTGAACAACCTGAGGTTGACGAGGTTGACTCCCTCAAGGAAGACGACAGCAGCCTGGCCCTGGATGACGCGGATGACTTCGGCGAAGACTCTGAGGAGGAGCTCGCTGAAGACGATGACAACGCCAGCGTTGAAACGTTCACGGAGCTTGTTCCCCTTCTGGGCGTGGGAGACCTCAATGATCGTCCGCTCAATCAAGCCCAACCGTTCAGTGTCGACCTGTTGCCCGACAGCGCTTATATGCTGGTTGACAAGGTGGTTGAGCTGGACGCGCGCCCTCTTAAGGAGTTTCCCGAGTTGGGCCTCCTTGACGATGCCGAGCAGGAACGCCAGGGGTTGTGCCTGTTTGCCAGCCCTCGCGCGGCCAAGCGCCAGTGCGGGCGGAGTCAGCGGGTGATCAAGGTTCCCGACACGGCTGTGTTTCAGCGCACCAGCAGCTACCTGCTGGCTCGAGGCATCACTCGCTTGGTGTTGGACGGAACCTTGATTGCGCTGGATACCTGATCACCGGAGTTGATTATTCTCAGCTGATTGCTCTTAATCGAAGCGATCGCGCTGATCGGGAAGCAAGACGGCCGTTACGGTTCCGCCACTGATCACACCGATCACAAGAGCAACGCCCACGAGAAAACCCGTGGGAAGAGGCACCGAACGCTGCCCTCCGAGTTGGAGCGTGTGGCGATCCTGAAGGTTCTGTGCTCCAAGGCAGAGCAGCAGCAGCAGCAGCAGGCTGCCGCCAAAGCTGATCAGCAGAAGACGAAGGCGAATCAACACAGCACAACCGTCGACGGGCTCAGTTTGACGTGCCCTGGTGCAGAAGGGCATACAACCGTCGTTTGGACAGCCCTGTGGACTGGGCCAATTGCCGCGCAGCGTCGCTGGCACTTGCACCCGCGTCCTGCAGCGCCTGAAGCTGCCTGAGCAGGTCATCGTCATCAGGTTCTTTTGCATCTTCCAGTGGTGCTCCTCCAATCACAACCGTGCATTCCCCTTGGGGAGGGTGCTGCTGGAAGTGCAGCAGGGCACGATCCACGGTCGGCCCCACCTGCTCTTCATGGCGTTTGGTCAGTTCCCGTGCCACCTTCAGGGGACGGTCTCC is a genomic window containing:
- a CDS encoding tyrosine-type recombinase/integrase; translated protein: MLSTDELDLLISKLPEQHHKIVAEICRRTGCRIGEATQLTWGMVSESAVTFQKGITKGKLASRSVPVTPALWEALRSWRGAWVVRQGREPAAGDHLVPGRFAGSCLSTRSFMDALERAAAESGLEGVSSHSFRRSALTSAHNAGVPLRVLMALSGHKSMSALQRYLEVTPAQREAAAAAFA
- a CDS encoding primase-like DNA-binding domain-containing protein, whose translation is MEAVGFGEDDPCILACYGDTSRYVPARDLKNDLPYDWDQVVAKFNGDRRFDLVRHHLQNPKTPNLGFLSAIGGTSKRRDTITGVVCMSYEIDEGLDLEGQKVAWKKANLPTPTIGVFTGNKSIHWSWVFRTPVSLTAAEFCRERLSKAIEDANPGVQTDHNLHSAVQVQRLAGSVHPKTGRRAEIIHLSPHTYELDEVLSFLPELDEPVDDVTDSGGDFRPADGPEPDDHEQFPDFSTLPPGHLIQALAPKTLGLLKGLDPDSDDRWRKCWQLSKHLRAGRLHLESLGCTVVDADSIEMTLMSDFIRASGMKGGDVEAALEEHYRPEPCGTSDYCDTYLKRKLRAHFEHEGLWRHSYGWHKRLVPASNPADWTANIDDSFWTVCRIKTCEVVIENAIGLKGDLTNQPLAHSRGRFVRYNPDQGCWLHVSRDAMKREVADLLLKCFSYNKDEEKVFRFSTASRVKSSIEWLETMTADAEMDQTPAIAFANGTYLIDKGELVPHKPEYRLTYSIQGDFIPDCVECPPHLHDFIVSSFGDHYVEPVQQLLRYMVDPTLPNRKIVMVIGPSGSGKGVLERLIEKLFPPSCVSSITSSIKEINSPEKIRQYVSGKQLVAFPDVQGLQTGVTTIYSMVDGGLMAQRNLFTDDTEGVVFTGRVVICSSQAPQFENAGSGMARRALILETQRPAEKPDADLDQKLAGELGSIVSWALQAKHADVKRVLVSGNQTFIDAQHNVEADMDVVRQFLDNCCEPCGGDYMPKLGVLYETFKQFCEDFGYTKVLNRRTLLTRIKQALPNLHTQRRSVPGTNSTKKVNPQLFGFRIRPEVDCARWEKRNYREGNWAALVSHKAEAPTPEQVFEHQRLPN
- a CDS encoding helix-turn-helix domain-containing protein, which produces MAPRRLSDSEKQDLVGRYKAGESTAALAEAFSCSPNTVSRTVKALLPADAYAALKASRQKGLVSPPPSTVTEAEQPEVDEVDSLKEDDSSLALDDADDFGEDSEEELAEDDDNASVETFTELVPLLGVGDLNDRPLNQAQPFSVDLLPDSAYMLVDKVVELDARPLKEFPELGLLDDAEQERQGLCLFASPRAAKRQCGRSQRVIKVPDTAVFQRTSSYLLARGITRLVLDGTLIALDT